One genomic region from Candida albicans SC5314 chromosome 6, complete sequence encodes:
- a CDS encoding uncharacterized protein (Stationary phase enriched protein; Gcn4-regulated; induced by amino acid starvation (3-AT), benomyl or in azole-resistant strain that overexpresses MDR1; flow model biofilm induced; rat catheter biofilm repressed; overlaps orf19.5621): MPRIKQVDVFTNVKYLGNPVAVIYDSDNLTTQEMQKIARWTNLSETTFILTPKSSIADYSIRIFTSGGNELPFAGHPTLGTAFALLEDGKIKPNDNGQIIQECGAGLVKISVEKTPNNNSNNNNNNSNELPFLLSFQLPYFKFHEIDDKVIEELQHSWNGTNIIGKPVLIDAGPKWAVFQLGSGKEVLDLNVDLAQIERLSLENGWTGIGVFGKHNENGDSVELRNIAPAVGVAEDPACGSGSGAIGAYLANHVFNEKEKFTIDISQGKPIERGAKIQVKVNRLSTKNGDLSIHVGGHAITCFEGTYSI; this comes from the coding sequence GATGTATTCACCAATGTCAAATATTTGGGTAATCCAGTTGCCGTTATTTATGATAGTGATAATTTAACCACTCAAGAAATGCAAAAAATTGCTCGATGGACAAATTTATCAGAAACAACATTTATATTGACtccaaaatcatcaattgctGATTATAGTATTAGAATTTTCACTTCTGGTGGGAATGAATTACCATTTGCTGGTCATCCTACTTTAGGTACTGCATTTGCATTATTGGAAGATGGtaaaataaaaccaaatGACAATGGACAAATAATTCAAGAATGTGGTGCTGGATTAGTGAAAATATCCGTTGAAAAAACacctaataataatagtaataataataataataatagtaatgaGTTGCCGTTTTTGTTATCTTTTCAATTAccatatttcaaatttcatgaaattgatgacaAAGTAATTGAGGAATTACAACATTCATGGAATGGAACCAATATTATTGGTAAACCGGTACTTATTGATGCTGGTCCAAAATGGGCAGTTTTCCAACTTGGCTCCGGTAAAGAAGTATTAGACTTGAATGTTGATTTAGCACAAATTGAGCGATTAAGTTTAGAAAATGGTTGGACAGGAATTGGTGTCTTTGGAAAAcataatgaaaatggtgATTCGGTCGAATTGAGAAATATTGCTCCTGCTGTTGGAGTCGCTGAAGATCCTGCTTGCGGAAGTGGATCAGGTGCTATTGGAGCATATTTGGCAAATCACGTTTTCAatgaaaaggaaaaatttacaattgatatttctCAAGGTAAACCAATTGAAAGAGGTGCTAAGATTCAAGTTAAAGTTAATCGTCTTAGCACCAAAAATGGTGATTTATCTATTCATGTTGGTGGTCATGCCATCACTTGTTTCGAAGGTACTTATTCTATTTAA